From one uncultured Bacteroides sp. genomic stretch:
- a CDS encoding two-component regulator propeller domain-containing protein — protein MRKLLFILLLSVSSLSFSQAYKYIGVEDGLSNRHVYCISKDKKGYMWFLTQEGIDRYDGIRFKHYDLSTNNEKINCFTDMNRLLMDKENVLWEITKNGQIFKYNIKIDRYQLVFLLKNKGPVIYSYIDNHNNIWLCTTHSQYLYNINSQKLILIRNLNNKPINDIVQTDSDIYYIGTNEGVYAAKLQNNTLLRIPQKGLDNLPVRIERLYYHKDNKKLFIVNPENGIYVYDIQKQQLQLTQSGLNDISINAIKALNKNEVLIATGGVGVYKMNTDSYQLSPYIVADYNQLNGMNGNTINDLYIDNEGHIWLSNYPIGITVLYSGSPKYKWFRHSFSNNNSLVNNQVNTVIEDNEGDLWFATNNGISIYHSKKERWTNLLTESNTHSIIKNHVFITLCEVTPGVIWAGGYSSNICQINKYSLKVSYLSPSNYADHTLKPDKYIYSIIKDSNGYIWTGGYYNLTRIDLKNKKPRIYPGISSVKVILEKDEKHLWIGCDNGLYILDKESGKFKNIKMPEGKPYIYALHQENGLLYIGTCSSGMLVYNDRTNNFITYNKKNSALNSNNVYTILSDQKGFLFLSTENSLTRFSISKKTFKNWTKEQGLMPNHFNASSGIHRRNGTFVFGGNDGPIEFDENSVLEQNKSSKLVFSDFTLFYKTVVVGATDSPLKQSIDETKEINLNYDQNIFTIQVASINYDYPSKVLYSWKLDGFYEKWNKASYDNVIRYTNLSPGRYKLYVRAISEEDSNVIEERSIDIVIHPPFWKTTWAILVYIIILSLIVWDSMRRYNFNKEQKTSNDKIHFFINTAHDILTPLSLIKAPLDELTEKESLSPEGKASLSTAVRNTNSLYRLITGLINFERTETYASGMHVGEYELFTFTNEILEAFQSYAESKQIKLTFESNFRFLNVWFDMDKMESIIKNLISNAIKYTPNGGEIKIIAFSNPDHWGFEISDTGIGIPDDEQKKLFKVFFRGSNAINSKISGSGIGLLIVRKLVKLHKGAISLKSKVGNGSTFKISFPQGHKHFKKHQLKWNQDQETNSEQIYSNFKTKAADILPPSISTHIKKSSQQILLVEDNDEMRNYLQHTLSDNYYIFTACDGLEGWNIIQNIKPDLVISDIMMPKMNGDELCIKIKNNLDTSHIPVILLSALSDKNNIIQGLKAGADEYILKPFDISILRVKIMTILTNRSVLKDRFAELDIKATDECIDYASELDCKFMTKVKDIIEKNLEDSDFNVDTLCSALNMSRSSFYNKIKALTDQAPADFIRSIRLTRAAELLKSKRYNITEVAEMTGFSDAKYFREVFKKRYKMNPSNYIKDKDEA, from the coding sequence ATGAGAAAATTACTGTTTATACTACTTCTCTCCGTAAGTTCTCTAAGCTTCTCTCAAGCCTACAAATACATAGGCGTAGAAGACGGGCTAAGCAACAGACACGTATACTGCATCAGTAAAGATAAAAAAGGATATATGTGGTTTCTCACACAAGAAGGAATAGACAGGTACGACGGAATACGGTTCAAACATTATGACCTGAGTACAAATAATGAGAAAATAAATTGTTTTACAGACATGAACCGGCTCCTCATGGACAAGGAAAATGTTCTATGGGAGATAACTAAAAATGGACAGATTTTCAAATACAATATTAAAATTGACAGGTATCAGTTAGTATTCCTCCTAAAGAATAAAGGACCTGTTATTTACTCATATATTGATAATCATAATAACATCTGGCTATGCACTACACATAGTCAATATCTTTACAATATCAATTCTCAGAAACTTATACTAATAAGAAATCTCAATAATAAACCTATCAATGATATTGTTCAGACCGACAGTGATATCTATTATATTGGGACTAATGAAGGAGTATATGCTGCCAAATTACAAAACAATACTCTATTGAGAATACCTCAAAAAGGATTAGATAATCTGCCTGTAAGAATTGAAAGATTATATTATCATAAGGATAATAAGAAATTATTCATCGTAAATCCGGAAAACGGAATCTATGTTTATGATATTCAAAAACAACAGCTACAGTTAACTCAGAGTGGGCTCAATGATATCAGCATCAATGCCATAAAAGCGTTGAACAAAAATGAAGTTCTGATTGCAACCGGTGGAGTAGGCGTTTACAAGATGAATACGGACAGCTATCAGTTATCGCCCTATATTGTTGCCGATTATAATCAGCTTAATGGCATGAATGGTAACACTATAAATGATCTGTATATTGATAATGAAGGACACATTTGGTTATCTAATTACCCTATTGGAATAACCGTTCTATATTCCGGGTCTCCTAAATATAAATGGTTCAGACATAGCTTTAGCAATAATAATTCCTTAGTCAACAACCAGGTAAATACAGTTATAGAAGACAATGAAGGAGATCTTTGGTTTGCCACAAATAATGGTATCAGCATATATCATTCAAAAAAGGAAAGATGGACAAATCTGCTAACAGAGTCAAATACTCATTCAATTATTAAGAACCATGTTTTCATAACTCTTTGTGAAGTAACTCCGGGAGTGATATGGGCCGGAGGATATTCTTCTAACATATGCCAGATAAATAAATACAGCCTGAAAGTAAGCTATTTATCTCCTTCCAATTATGCTGATCATACATTAAAACCTGACAAGTATATTTATTCCATTATCAAAGATAGCAATGGATATATTTGGACTGGCGGTTATTATAATCTGACACGAATTGATTTAAAAAATAAAAAGCCCCGTATTTATCCTGGAATAAGTTCGGTAAAAGTTATTCTTGAGAAAGATGAAAAGCACCTATGGATTGGCTGCGACAACGGTCTGTACATATTAGACAAAGAAAGCGGAAAATTCAAAAACATTAAAATGCCTGAAGGAAAGCCCTACATATATGCTCTACATCAGGAAAACGGATTACTCTATATTGGTACCTGCAGTTCAGGAATGCTGGTATACAATGACAGAACAAATAATTTTATTACCTATAACAAAAAAAACTCTGCACTTAATTCAAATAACGTTTACACAATATTATCCGATCAGAAAGGATTTTTATTCTTAAGTACAGAAAATAGTCTGACGCGTTTTAGTATTTCTAAAAAAACTTTTAAAAACTGGACAAAAGAACAGGGATTGATGCCGAATCATTTTAATGCCTCGTCGGGTATACACAGACGAAACGGCACATTTGTTTTTGGAGGCAATGATGGTCCGATTGAATTCGATGAAAATAGTGTTTTAGAACAGAATAAGTCATCGAAATTAGTCTTCAGCGACTTTACTCTTTTCTATAAGACTGTAGTTGTTGGAGCAACGGATTCTCCTTTAAAACAGAGCATTGATGAAACTAAAGAAATAAATCTGAACTACGATCAGAATATTTTCACGATTCAAGTAGCCTCCATCAATTATGATTATCCTTCAAAGGTTCTTTATTCATGGAAATTAGATGGATTTTATGAAAAATGGAACAAAGCTTCTTACGACAATGTAATTCGTTATACAAATCTTAGCCCCGGGAGATATAAACTTTATGTTCGTGCTATCTCAGAAGAAGATTCAAATGTTATCGAAGAGAGAAGCATAGACATTGTAATACATCCCCCATTCTGGAAAACCACATGGGCTATATTAGTCTATATCATCATACTATCTCTTATAGTATGGGACTCTATGCGTCGTTATAATTTTAATAAGGAACAAAAAACATCCAATGACAAGATTCATTTCTTTATTAACACGGCACATGATATTCTCACCCCACTTTCTTTAATAAAGGCTCCTCTGGATGAACTGACTGAAAAAGAAAGCTTATCACCTGAAGGGAAAGCCAGTCTGAGCACAGCTGTCAGAAATACGAACTCCCTGTACAGATTAATAACAGGCCTGATCAATTTTGAACGAACAGAAACATATGCCTCAGGAATGCACGTAGGTGAATATGAATTATTTACTTTTACTAATGAAATTCTTGAGGCTTTTCAGTCTTACGCTGAATCAAAACAGATTAAGCTTACATTCGAAAGTAATTTCCGCTTTCTAAATGTTTGGTTTGATATGGATAAGATGGAATCTATTATTAAAAACTTAATATCAAATGCAATAAAATACACCCCTAATGGTGGAGAAATCAAAATAATTGCCTTTAGTAATCCTGATCATTGGGGATTCGAAATAAGTGACACTGGAATAGGCATTCCGGATGATGAACAAAAGAAGCTATTTAAAGTATTTTTCCGTGGAAGTAATGCCATAAATTCGAAAATCTCCGGTAGCGGAATTGGGCTGCTAATAGTTCGAAAACTGGTAAAATTACATAAGGGAGCAATCAGTCTAAAGAGCAAAGTTGGTAATGGATCAACATTCAAAATATCCTTTCCACAAGGACATAAACATTTTAAGAAGCATCAATTGAAATGGAATCAGGATCAAGAAACCAACTCTGAGCAGATATACAGTAACTTTAAAACAAAGGCTGCAGATATCTTGCCGCCATCTATTAGTACTCACATTAAAAAATCGTCACAACAAATATTATTAGTGGAAGATAATGATGAAATGCGAAACTATCTGCAACATACCCTCTCAGATAATTATTATATATTTACAGCATGCGACGGACTAGAAGGATGGAATATTATACAGAATATAAAACCTGACTTGGTTATTTCAGACATAATGATGCCAAAAATGAACGGAGATGAATTATGTATTAAGATAAAAAATAATCTCGACACATCGCACATTCCCGTAATATTACTTTCGGCTCTCAGTGACAAGAATAATATTATCCAAGGACTGAAAGCCGGAGCTGATGAATATATCTTAAAACCGTTTGATATATCCATTTTAAGAGTCAAAATCATGACTATTTTAACCAATCGCTCAGTGCTGAAAGATCGTTTTGCTGAATTGGATATAAAAGCCACAGACGAATGCATCGATTATGCTTCTGAGCTAGATTGTAAATTCATGACCAAAGTAAAAGATATTATTGAAAAGAATCTGGAGGACTCAGACTTTAACGTGGACACCTTATGTAGTGCTCTCAATATGAGTCGTTCCAGCTTCTATAATAAAATTAAAGCTCTGACAGACCAGGCACCAGCCGACTTCATTCGATCAATACGACTTACACGCGCGGCTGAATTGTTAAAGAGCAAAAGATACAACATTACTGAAGTAGCAGAAATGACAGGTTTCAGTGATGCCAAATATTTCAGAGAAGTATTTAAAAAACGCTATAAAATGAATCCAAGCAATTATATAAAAGATAAAGATGAGGCATAA
- a CDS encoding family 10 glycosylhydrolase, whose translation MVCCSLCSIAHNLPKREFRGVWLHTINGDYSGKSPEQFKAYLVSQLNSLQKAGINAVLFQVRPEADAFYPSKLEPWSRFLTGTQGNAPADNFDPMAFVIDECHKRAMEFHAWVNPYRVQTNINSKLAPTHIYYQHPEWFVVYGNQRYFNPGLPQCRNFINQVIKDIVSRYDVDAIHMDDYFYPYPIAGKEFPDEEAFQTYGIPDGFANEKDNWRRSNVNSLIRELHETIRETKPWVKFGVSPFGIYRNKKNTSDGIGSETNGLQNYDELYADVLLWIRNGWVDYNIPQIYWEIGNKAADHETLVNWWATYSYDRPFFIGQDVERTVKFADLSNPEINQLPRKMQLSRTTPNVLGNCFWSGKALLDNPGNSLTALTTNYQCYPALPPVFTFMDDKAPKTIRGLKMIWTEDGYILMWKEPKAKEEMDKAFSYCIYRFENKEKVNLNDPSKIVAVTRGCFYKLPYELGKTKYRYVVTALDRLHNESKMKSKKVKL comes from the coding sequence ATGGTTTGCTGTTCTCTATGTTCCATTGCCCATAATTTACCCAAACGTGAGTTCAGGGGAGTTTGGTTACATACCATAAACGGAGATTATTCTGGTAAATCACCGGAACAATTTAAAGCTTATCTGGTTAGTCAGCTCAATAGTCTGCAAAAAGCAGGGATTAATGCTGTGTTGTTTCAGGTTCGTCCTGAAGCAGATGCGTTTTATCCTTCCAAACTGGAACCTTGGAGTCGCTTTCTTACCGGGACTCAGGGTAATGCTCCTGCCGATAATTTTGATCCAATGGCTTTTGTGATAGATGAATGCCACAAGAGAGCTATGGAATTTCATGCCTGGGTGAATCCTTATCGGGTACAGACGAATATTAATTCAAAATTAGCTCCTACGCATATATATTATCAACATCCTGAATGGTTTGTAGTTTATGGTAACCAACGTTATTTTAATCCCGGATTGCCTCAATGCCGTAATTTTATCAATCAAGTAATTAAAGATATTGTTTCCCGTTATGATGTAGATGCTATTCACATGGATGATTATTTCTATCCTTATCCTATAGCTGGAAAGGAATTTCCAGACGAAGAAGCTTTTCAGACTTATGGAATACCTGACGGCTTTGCCAATGAGAAAGATAATTGGCGTCGTAGCAATGTAAATTCTTTGATTCGCGAATTGCACGAAACAATTCGTGAGACGAAACCATGGGTGAAATTTGGTGTTTCCCCTTTTGGAATCTATCGTAACAAAAAGAATACTTCTGATGGCATTGGCAGTGAAACGAATGGTTTGCAGAACTACGATGAACTATATGCTGATGTACTTTTATGGATTCGTAATGGCTGGGTGGATTATAATATCCCTCAGATTTATTGGGAAATAGGAAATAAGGCTGCTGACCATGAAACTTTAGTGAACTGGTGGGCCACTTATTCATATGATCGTCCATTCTTTATCGGTCAGGATGTAGAGCGTACAGTGAAATTTGCAGATCTGAGTAATCCGGAGATAAATCAACTTCCTCGGAAAATGCAGTTATCCCGTACTACTCCCAATGTTTTAGGCAACTGTTTCTGGAGCGGAAAAGCATTGCTTGACAACCCTGGAAATTCATTGACTGCTTTAACTACAAATTATCAATGTTATCCGGCTCTTCCACCGGTTTTTACCTTTATGGATGATAAAGCTCCGAAAACTATCCGAGGTTTGAAAATGATATGGACTGAAGATGGCTATATTCTGATGTGGAAAGAACCAAAAGCGAAAGAGGAGATGGACAAGGCGTTCAGTTATTGCATTTATCGTTTTGAGAATAAAGAAAAGGTGAATTTGAATGATCCTTCTAAAATTGTAGCTGTTACAAGGGGGTGTTTTTATAAACTCCCTTACGAATTAGGAAAGACAAAATACCGCTATGTTGTAACAGCACTGGACAGACTTCACAATGAATCTAAGATGAAAAGTAAGAAAGTAAAATTATAA
- the uvrA gene encoding excinuclease ABC subunit UvrA, producing MSQEKYISIKGARVNNLKNIDVDIPRNKLVVITGLSGSGKSSLAFDTLYAEGQRRYVESLNSYARQFLGRMTKPECDFIKGIPPAIAIEQKVNSRNPRSTVGTSTEIYEYLRLLYARIGKTYSPVSGVLVKKHQTEDIVKCMLSYPEGTRYVVLTPILLRRGRTIKEQLEMDLKQGFNRVEVDGEAMRIEDLLKEDDLESEKERLLLVDRMVCDNSKDSISRLTDSVETAFYEGNGICLLRFYPEEGAIIHSFSKKFEADGIVFEEPTDQMFSFNSPIGACPKCEGFGKVIGIDESLVIPNRSLSIYDGAVVCWRGEKMGEWKDEFIHAASKYDFPIFTPYYDLTEEQKRLLWRGAKNIHGIDEFFEMLEKSQYKIQYRVMLARYRGKTFCPECHGTRLKNEAGYVKVGNHSISQLVDLPIHDLKTFFDNLSLDEQDYAIAKRILTEIKSRINFLMDVGLGYLTLNRLSNSLSGGESQRINLATSLGSSLVGSLYILDEPSIGLHSRDTDRLIKVLRQLQQLGNTVVVVEHDEEIIRAADYIIDVGPKAGRLGGEIVYHGDMKNLKKGSNSYTVKYLLGEETIEPPVIHRPWNNYIEIIGARENNLKGINVIFPLNVMTVVTGVSGSGKSTLVRDIFYRALKREYSETSERPGEFASLDGDIKMVKNIEFVDQNPIGKSSRSNPVTYIKAYDEIRKLWADQPLAKMMGYTASYFSFNTEGGRCEECKGDGTITVEMQFMADLILECESCHGKRFKTETLEVKYKEKNIYDVLEMTVDQAIEFFSENGQKKIVKKLSSLQEVGLGYIKLGQSSSTLSGGENQRVKLAFFLSQEKAYPTIFVFDEPTTGLHFHDIKKLLEAFDALIARGHTVIIIEHNLDVIKCADYIIDLGPDGGNMGGNLVCCGTPEEVARCAASYTGQYLREKLI from the coding sequence ATGTCTCAAGAAAAATATATATCCATCAAAGGTGCACGTGTCAATAATCTAAAGAATATTGATGTGGATATTCCCCGTAATAAATTAGTTGTTATCACCGGATTATCGGGTTCGGGAAAATCATCCCTTGCTTTTGATACTCTTTATGCCGAAGGACAGCGCCGGTACGTGGAAAGTCTCAATAGCTATGCCCGCCAGTTTCTAGGTAGAATGACTAAACCTGAGTGCGACTTCATTAAAGGAATTCCTCCAGCAATAGCTATTGAACAAAAAGTAAACAGCCGTAACCCCCGTTCTACAGTCGGAACTTCAACCGAGATATATGAATATCTGCGACTGCTCTATGCCCGCATTGGAAAGACCTATTCGCCTGTATCGGGTGTTCTAGTAAAAAAACATCAGACAGAAGATATTGTCAAGTGTATGCTCTCTTATCCGGAAGGAACCCGTTATGTCGTTTTGACCCCTATTCTTCTACGCAGGGGAAGAACTATAAAAGAGCAACTCGAGATGGACTTAAAGCAAGGCTTCAATCGGGTAGAAGTAGACGGGGAGGCAATGCGTATCGAAGATTTGCTAAAAGAAGATGACCTGGAGAGTGAGAAAGAGAGACTTTTACTTGTTGACAGAATGGTTTGCGATAACTCCAAAGATAGTATCAGCCGGTTAACGGATTCTGTTGAAACGGCTTTCTATGAAGGTAACGGAATCTGTTTGCTGCGATTTTATCCGGAAGAAGGTGCTATTATACATTCATTCAGCAAGAAATTTGAAGCGGATGGAATTGTTTTTGAAGAACCTACCGATCAGATGTTCAGCTTCAACTCTCCTATTGGAGCCTGCCCAAAATGTGAAGGCTTCGGGAAAGTAATCGGCATTGATGAAAGCTTAGTAATACCCAACCGTTCACTCAGCATTTATGATGGTGCTGTGGTTTGCTGGCGAGGTGAAAAAATGGGAGAATGGAAAGATGAATTTATTCATGCGGCTTCAAAATATGATTTCCCCATTTTCACACCTTACTATGACCTGACAGAGGAGCAAAAAAGATTATTATGGAGAGGAGCTAAAAATATACACGGCATTGACGAATTCTTCGAGATGCTTGAAAAGAGCCAATATAAAATTCAATATCGGGTGATGCTGGCCCGTTACCGGGGAAAAACTTTTTGCCCGGAATGTCACGGTACCCGATTAAAGAATGAAGCAGGCTATGTAAAGGTCGGCAATCATTCCATTTCCCAATTGGTTGATCTTCCAATACACGACTTAAAAACATTCTTTGACAATCTATCCCTTGATGAACAAGATTATGCCATTGCCAAACGGATTCTGACAGAAATTAAAAGCCGTATTAACTTCCTGATGGATGTTGGTTTAGGATATCTTACGCTCAACCGGTTAAGCAACTCTTTATCAGGAGGAGAAAGTCAGCGAATCAATCTGGCCACTTCTCTGGGAAGCAGTCTGGTTGGATCACTTTATATTCTTGATGAACCAAGCATTGGACTCCATTCCAGGGATACCGACCGACTAATAAAAGTACTTCGTCAGTTGCAACAGTTAGGTAATACCGTTGTAGTAGTAGAACATGATGAAGAGATAATCCGGGCAGCCGATTACATCATCGACGTTGGCCCAAAAGCAGGCAGACTAGGTGGAGAGATTGTCTATCACGGTGACATGAAGAACCTGAAAAAAGGAAGTAACAGCTACACAGTAAAATACCTTCTGGGAGAAGAGACTATAGAGCCACCCGTTATTCACCGACCTTGGAATAATTACATTGAGATTATCGGCGCCCGGGAGAATAACCTGAAAGGGATTAACGTTATTTTCCCATTGAACGTGATGACAGTAGTTACCGGAGTAAGCGGTTCCGGTAAATCCACACTGGTACGAGACATCTTTTATCGGGCATTAAAACGGGAATACAGCGAAACAAGCGAACGTCCGGGAGAATTTGCTTCCCTCGATGGAGATATTAAAATGGTCAAGAACATTGAGTTTGTCGACCAAAACCCAATTGGTAAGTCCTCACGCTCCAATCCGGTGACTTATATCAAAGCATATGACGAGATCCGGAAGCTGTGGGCCGACCAACCACTGGCTAAAATGATGGGATATACTGCCTCCTATTTTTCTTTCAATACAGAAGGTGGCCGATGTGAGGAGTGTAAAGGAGACGGGACCATTACTGTTGAAATGCAATTCATGGCCGACTTGATATTAGAGTGTGAAAGTTGCCACGGGAAGCGTTTTAAAACGGAAACACTGGAAGTGAAATACAAGGAGAAGAATATTTATGATGTGCTTGAGATGACAGTAGACCAAGCTATTGAGTTCTTTTCAGAAAATGGGCAGAAGAAGATTGTGAAGAAGCTTTCCTCTCTTCAGGAAGTAGGATTGGGATATATCAAACTGGGACAATCATCCTCAACTCTTTCCGGTGGAGAGAATCAGCGCGTAAAGCTAGCCTTTTTCCTAAGCCAGGAAAAAGCATATCCTACCATCTTTGTATTTGACGAGCCTACTACCGGACTGCATTTCCACGATATTAAAAAGTTACTGGAGGCTTTTGATGCATTAATTGCCCGGGGACATACCGTTATCATCATCGAACATAATCTGGATGTAATAAAGTGCGCGGACTATATCATTGACTTAGGTCCTGATGGTGGTAATATGGGAGGTAATTTAGTATGTTGCGGCACTCCTGAAGAAGTAGCCAGATGCGCAGCATCCTATACCGGTCAGTACCTGAGAGAGAAACTTATCTAA
- a CDS encoding family 10 glycosylhydrolase translates to MKYTYLIILCLCFFSFKTKAQPKNEIRATWLTTIYGLDWPAVKAISPASINKQKAELCGILDELKAANFNTVLLQTRLRGDVIYPSSIETYNETMTGKEGCSPGYDALAFAIEECHKRGMECHAWMVAIPLGKEKHVKELGKNSIIRKQPWICKQYQGEWFLDPGNPATKEYLLSLVKEVVTRYDVDGINLDYIRYPDQPKNFPDKETFRKYGNGKSLDTWRRDNITAIVRYLYKSVKQLKPWIKMSSSPIGKFKDTSRYPSGGWNAYHTVYQDAQGWLREGIQDILFPMMYFNGNNFYPFALDWQEKSYGRWVVPGLGIYFLDPAEKDWPLSEIERQINFTRRHGLTGQAYYRTKYLLNNTKHLFDELNGLHYAAPALQPKMKWIDNIPPTLPLELTCNREGLTAQLNWRPSTDNDYRTAPYYNVYASNKFPVDISKPYNIVAQDIRENHYAYKEEPGREAKRYFAITATDRFGNESAATQLTAPNNIFEVSEDSSQLLLPPSTELANITITDLTGRYLLYSDYKEKISINNLSKGLYRVIFTDIKGEVHLSTKMLAR, encoded by the coding sequence ATGAAATACACATACCTTATTATATTGTGCCTCTGTTTCTTTTCTTTCAAAACAAAAGCACAACCAAAAAATGAGATACGAGCCACATGGCTGACAACAATATACGGACTTGACTGGCCTGCAGTCAAAGCCATCTCGCCTGCCAGCATCAATAAACAGAAAGCTGAATTATGCGGAATTCTGGACGAACTGAAAGCAGCTAACTTCAATACAGTATTGCTTCAGACTCGTTTACGTGGCGATGTTATATATCCTTCCTCTATAGAAACCTATAATGAAACAATGACAGGGAAAGAAGGTTGCTCACCCGGTTATGATGCGCTGGCTTTTGCCATTGAAGAGTGCCACAAACGAGGGATGGAATGTCATGCCTGGATGGTAGCCATTCCATTGGGAAAGGAAAAACATGTAAAGGAGTTGGGGAAAAATTCCATTATCCGCAAACAGCCGTGGATTTGCAAACAATATCAGGGAGAATGGTTCCTTGACCCCGGGAATCCTGCCACAAAAGAGTACCTGCTTTCATTGGTTAAGGAGGTAGTAACCCGCTATGACGTAGATGGCATTAACCTGGATTACATCCGCTATCCGGACCAGCCAAAAAACTTTCCGGATAAAGAGACTTTTCGTAAATACGGCAATGGAAAATCATTGGATACCTGGCGAAGGGATAACATCACTGCCATTGTACGCTACTTGTATAAATCGGTAAAACAACTCAAACCATGGATCAAGATGAGCAGTTCGCCCATTGGAAAATTCAAAGACACTTCCCGCTATCCTTCAGGAGGATGGAATGCTTACCATACTGTTTACCAGGATGCGCAGGGATGGCTCAGGGAAGGAATTCAGGATATACTTTTTCCTATGATGTATTTTAATGGAAATAACTTTTATCCATTTGCATTAGACTGGCAGGAAAAAAGTTACGGACGTTGGGTTGTTCCGGGATTAGGTATCTATTTCCTTGATCCAGCTGAAAAGGACTGGCCTCTGAGTGAGATTGAACGTCAGATTAACTTCACCCGTCGCCATGGGCTTACGGGACAAGCTTATTATCGTACAAAGTATCTCTTAAATAATACCAAGCACTTGTTTGATGAATTGAACGGATTGCATTATGCCGCTCCTGCTCTTCAACCTAAGATGAAGTGGATAGATAATATTCCTCCCACTCTCCCTCTGGAACTAACTTGCAACCGGGAAGGATTAACTGCGCAGCTCAACTGGCGACCTTCAACCGATAACGATTACCGCACCGCACCTTACTATAATGTATATGCCTCAAACAAATTTCCGGTTGACATATCCAAACCATATAATATTGTAGCTCAGGATATTCGAGAGAATCATTATGCTTATAAGGAAGAACCAGGCAGAGAAGCAAAGCGTTATTTTGCCATCACAGCCACAGACCGCTTCGGCAACGAAAGCGCAGCAACACAGCTTACAGCTCCGAATAATATATTCGAAGTTTCAGAAGATAGTTCACAATTACTGCTTCCTCCTTCTACAGAGTTGGCAAATATCACCATTACAGATCTTACCGGAAGATATCTGCTCTATTCAGATTATAAAGAAAAGATTTCAATAAACAATTTATCAAAAGGACTTTACCGGGTGATATTCACTGATATTAAGGGAGAAGTTCACCTTTCCACCAAAATGCTTGCACGATAA
- a CDS encoding AAA family ATPase translates to MEAFYRTHSYLVEHTNASVRRDLMDEIEWNDRLIGIKGTRGVGKTTFLLQYAKERFGTDRSCLFINMNNFYFSGHTIVEFADDFQKNGGKVLLIDQVFKYPNWSHELRVCYDRFPELKIVFTGSSVMRLKEENAELSGIVKSYNLRGFSFREFLNLQTGNRFPSYTLDEVLSNHEQIAKSILSKVRPTDYFQDYLHHGFYPFFLEKRNFSENLLKTMNMMVEVDILLIKQIELKYLSKIKKLLYLLAVNGPSAPNVSQLATEIETSRATVMNYIKYLADARLINMVYPKDEEFPKKPSKIMMHNTNLIYSIYPVKVEEQDVIETFFLNALYKDHILNKGEKGTSFLVDKKIPFKICAEGSKVKNNPAITYAIHRAEIGRGNQIPLWLFGFLY, encoded by the coding sequence ATGGAAGCTTTTTACAGGACACACAGTTACTTGGTGGAACATACCAATGCCTCCGTTAGACGAGACTTGATGGATGAGATCGAGTGGAACGACCGTCTCATCGGAATTAAAGGGACTCGTGGTGTAGGAAAAACCACTTTTCTGTTGCAATACGCAAAAGAACGCTTCGGAACAGACCGTTCATGTCTGTTTATTAACATGAATAACTTCTATTTTTCGGGACACACTATTGTTGAATTTGCAGATGATTTCCAAAAGAACGGAGGTAAAGTACTACTCATAGACCAGGTCTTTAAGTATCCCAATTGGAGTCACGAGCTGAGAGTGTGCTACGACCGCTTTCCTGAATTAAAAATTGTATTTACAGGTTCTTCAGTTATGCGGTTGAAAGAAGAAAATGCAGAGCTGTCGGGCATTGTAAAATCATACAATCTTCGGGGATTTTCTTTCAGAGAGTTTCTGAATCTGCAGACAGGTAATCGCTTTCCGTCTTATACATTGGATGAAGTTCTGTCCAATCATGAGCAAATAGCCAAGAGCATTCTCTCTAAAGTTCGTCCCACAGATTATTTTCAAGACTATCTTCATCACGGTTTTTATCCTTTTTTTCTGGAAAAAAGAAACTTTTCCGAAAATTTACTTAAAACAATGAACATGATGGTAGAGGTAGACATTCTACTTATCAAGCAAATAGAACTGAAATATCTTTCTAAAATAAAGAAGCTTTTATATCTGCTCGCAGTTAACGGCCCTTCCGCTCCCAACGTCAGTCAGTTGGCTACGGAAATTGAAACCTCGCGGGCAACGGTCATGAACTACATCAAATATCTGGCAGATGCAAGACTAATCAATATGGTATATCCAAAGGATGAAGAATTCCCCAAAAAGCCATCAAAGATTATGATGCACAATACCAACTTGATTTATTCCATCTATCCGGTAAAAGTAGAAGAACAGGATGTGATTGAGACATTTTTTCTCAATGCGCTCTACAAAGATCACATTCTGAATAAAGGAGAAAAAGGTACTTCTTTTCTTGTTGACAAAAAAATTCCATTTAAAATATGTGCCGAAGGATCTAAGGTAAAAAACAACCCCGCCATTACTTATGCCATTCACCGGGCAGAGATAGGACGAGGTAATCAGATTCCCTTATGGCTATTCGGTTTTCTTTATTAA